One Megachile rotundata isolate GNS110a chromosome 5, iyMegRotu1, whole genome shotgun sequence genomic region harbors:
- the SMC1 gene encoding structural maintenance of chromosomes 1 isoform X1 yields MPAFLKHIEVENFKSYKGKLIIGPLKSFTAVVGPNGSGKSNFMDAISFVMGEKTSSLRVKRFSELIHGASIGMPVARSASVTAVFELEDGSEKSFMRSVQGSSSEHRINNNVVTSQVYLNELEHLGINVKAKNFLVFQGAVESIAMKNPKERTALFEEISNSGALKAEYERLRAEMLKAEEETQFSYQKKKGIAAERKEAKLEKEEAEKYQRLKEEYVEKQVELQLFRLFHNEKNTENLEVSQKKKQHEIEKIEKKKEKAEELLKEKKKEAGKLGRDLAKIEQDIREVEVEITKKRPTFIKAKERVAHMQKKVESARKSLAQARIADEAHKKDIHELQEELRQVEEAKAAYEASIAGQSQSQGRDVQLEDEQVREYNRLKEEAGKQSARYLQLLDSINREQKSDQDRLDNEGRKKTEIENKHKQKGHMRDEALKRVEKLEEHIRTSEAALEDQKKLRADLQSDVGTSKDKIQNLQRELESISEQLGDAKVDKHEVSRTKKKTEIVENFKRLFPGVYDRMYNMCEPIHKRYNVAITKVLGKYMEAIVVDTEKTARQCIQYLKEQYLEPETFLPLDYIQAKPLKERLRNIQEPKNVKLLYDVLHFSPKDIDRAVLFATNNALVCETPEDANKVAYEMDKKARYDCVALDGTFYQKAGIISGGSLDLAKKAKRWDEKQMSQLKAQKEKLTEELRESLKKSRKESELNTVESQIRGLETRLKYNKSDLVATQKQISELETELEALQNELNMFGPTIAAIEKTMAERDQEIQNIKEKMNNVEDDVFASFCEQIGVSNIRQYEERELRSQQERAKKRMEFENQCNRIYNQLDFEKQRDTESNVLRWERAVQDAEDKLESARQTESNQKAEIDHDETQMEQLKSARNAKKMEVDQKDDEISKARREVGAITKDIQAAQKQLNGIETKIEQKKAERHAILMQCKMEDIAIPMLHGNMEDIASETSATNTSEMTDSSLSTHQQYEREKRITIDYALLPENLKDVDEEDIKKTSDKLTKTINDLQNTIQRIQAPNMKAIQKLYLAKEKLQETNEEFEQSRKKAKKAKTQFEKIKKERHDRFMACFEHVANEIDPIYKSLAKNQSAQAFLGPENPEEPYLDGINYNCVAPGKRFQPMSNLSGGEKTVAALALLFAIHSFQPAPFFVLDEIDAALDNTNIGKVASYIRDKTNSLQIIVISLKEEFYSHADALIGICPDVDECLESKVLTLDLTAYPKHSN; encoded by the exons atGCCGGCTtttttgaaacatatcgaagtaGAAAACTTTAAATCGTACAAAGGGAAACTTATTATAGGACCGTTAAAATCGTTTACTGCTGTTGTCGGACCAAATGGATCTG GAAAATCTAATTTTATGGACGCGATTAGTTTTGTTATGGGAGAAAAAACAAGTAGTCTCCGCGTTAAACGATTTAGTGAACTAATTCATGGAGCGTCAATAGGAATGCCAGTTGCAcggag TGCATCTGTAACGGCTGTATTTGAATTAGAAGATGGCTCTGAAAAAAGCTTTATGCGTTCTGTACAAGGATCTTCGTCAGAACACAGAATAAACAATAAT GTTGTTACGAGTCAAGTATATCTTAATGAGTTAGAACATCTTGGTATTAATGTGAAAGCAAAAAATTTTCTAGTATTTCAAGGAGCTGTTGAATCGATAGCTATGAAAAATCCAAAGGAACGTACTGCACTTTTTGAAGAAATTAGTAATTCCGGTGCACTAAAGGCTGAATATGAAAG GTTGAGAGCAGAAATGTTAAAAGCAGAAGAAGAAACTCAATTTTCTTatcaaaaaaagaaaggaattgCTGCAGAAAGAAAAGAAGCAAAATTAGAAAAAGAGGAAGCTGAAAAATACCAACGTTTAAAAGAAGAATAT GTAGAGAAACAAGTTGAACTGCAATTATTTCGTTTATTCCATAAtgaaaaaaatacagaaaatttggaagtttcacaaaagaagaaacaacatgagattgaaaaaattgaaaagaaaaaagaaaaagcggAAGAATTattgaaagagaaaaagaaggaagCAGGAAAATTAGGAAGAGACCTTGCTAAGATAGAGCAGGACATTAGAGAGGTGGAAGTTGAAATAACTAAGAAAAGACCAACATTTATTAAGGCAAAAGAACGCGTCGCGCACATGCAGAAAAAGGTGGAATCTGCACGTAAATCATTAGCTCAAGCACGTATCGCAGATGAAGCTCATAAGAAAGATATACATGAACTTCAAGAGGAACTACGTCAAGTAGAGGAAGCTAAAGCAGCTTATGAAGCAAGTATTGCTGGTCAATCTCAATCACAAGGAAGGGATGTACAACTTGAAGATGAGCAG GTTAGAGAGTACAATCGTTTGAAAGAAGAAGCTGGAAAACAATCAGCAAGATATCTTCAACTTCTTGATTCTATTAATCGTGAGCAAAAGTCAGATCAAGATAGACTTGATAATGAAGGAAGGAAAAAAacagaaatagaaaataaacaCAAACAAAAAGGTCACATGCGAGATGAAGCACTTAAAAGGGTGGAAAAATTAGAAGAACATATAAGGACATCCGAAGCTGCTTTAGAAGATCAGAAAAAATTACGAGCTGACTTACAGTCTGATGTTGGTACATCAAAAGATAAAATACAAAATCTACAACGAGAATTAGAAAGTATCTCTGAACAATTAGGTGATGCAAAGGTTGATAAACATGAAGTATCAAGGACTAAGAAGAAAActgaaattgtagaaaatttcaAGCGTCTTTTTCCTGGCGTg TACGATCGTATGTATAATATGTGTGAACCCATTCATAAAAGATATAATGTTGCAATTACTAAAGTTCTTGGAAAATACATGGAAGCTATCGTTGTTGATACTGAAAAAACAGCTAGACAGTGTATTCAATATCTGAAAGAGCAATATCTTGAACCAGAAACGTTTCTTCCTCTTGATTATATTCAAGCAAAACCACTGAAAGAGAGACTTAG AAACATACAAGaaccaaaaaatgtaaaattattatatgatgTTTTGCACTTTTCACCTAAGGATATTGACAGAGCGGTATTATTTGCTACAAATAATGCTCTTGTGTGTGAAACTCCTGAAGATGCAAATAAAGTAGCCTATGAGATGGATAAGAAAGCGAGATACGAT TGCGTTGCATTAGACGGGACATTTTACCAAAAAGCTGGAATTATATCTGGTGGTAGTTTAGATCTTGCAAAGAAAGCAAAGAGATGGGATGAAAAACAGATGTCTCAACTTAAAGCACAAAAA GAAAAATTGACAGAAGAATTGCGCGAATCTTTGAAAAAATCACGAAAAGAATCTGAGCTGAATACAGTCGAATCTCAAATACGTGGATTAgaaacacgtttaaaatataacaaaagtgaTTTGGTTGCTACA CAaaaacaaatttctgaactgGAAACAGAACTAGAAGCTCTTCAGAACGAACTAAATATGTTTGGT ccAACAATAGCTGCAATAGAAAAAACTATGGCAGAGAGAGATcaagaaatacaaaatattaaagaaaaaatgaataacgTTGAAGATGATGTATTTGCGAGTTTCTGTGAACAAATAGGTGTATCTAATATTCGACAATACGAGGAAAGAGAATTACG aTCACAACAAGAACGAGCAAAGAAGAGAATGGAATTTGAGAACCAGTGTAATCGTATTTATAATCAATTAGATTTTGAAAAACAACGTGACACAGAAA GTAATGTTTTACGATGGGAACGAGCTGTTCAAGATGCAGAGGATAAACTTGAATCTGCACGGCAAACTGAATCAAATCAAAAAGCAGAAATAGACCATGACGAGACTCAAATGGAACAATTAAAATCAGCACGAAATGCAAAGAAAATGGAAGTTGATCAAAAAGATGATGAAATAAGTAAAGCTAGGCGAGAAGTTGGAGCAATAACAAAAGATATACAAGCTGCTCAAAAGCAACTGAATGGTATCGAAACTAAAATCGAACAAAAGAAAGCTGAACGACATGCTATTTTAATGCAATGCAAG atggAGGATATTGCAATTCCAATGCTCCATGGAAATATGGAAGATATAGCAAGTGAAACAAGTGCCACTAATACTTCAGAAATGACTGACTCATCTTTAAGTACTCATCAACAATATGAACGTGAAAAGCGAATAACTATAGATTATGCTCTTCTTCCTGAAAACTTAAAGGATGTAGATGAGGAAGATATAAAGAAAACTAgtgataaattaacaaaaacaaTTAATGATTTGCAAAATACTATTCAACGCATTCAAGCTCCTAATATGAAG GCAATACAAAAGTTATATCTTGCTAAAGAGAAATTGCAAGAAACTAACGAAGAATTTGAACAATCTCGTAAAAAAGCGAAAAAAGCAAAAACACAgtttgagaaaataaaaaaggaaagacATGACAGATTTATGGCCTGTTTTGAACATGTAGCTAATGAAATTGATCCTATTTATAAG agTTTAGCAAAAAATCAATCTGCACAAGCATTTCTTGGGCCAGAAAACCCAGAGGAACCATATTTAGATGGTATCAACTATAACTGTGTTGCACCAGGAAAACGATTTCAACCAATGTCTAATTTATCTGGTGGGGAGAAAACGGTTGCTGCTTTAGCTTTGTTATTTGCAATTCATAG C
- the SMC1 gene encoding structural maintenance of chromosomes 1 isoform X2, translating to MPAFLKHIEVENFKSYKGKLIIGPLKSFTAVVGPNGSGKSNFMDAISFVMGEKTSSLRVKRFSELIHGASIGMPVARSASVTAVFELEDGSEKSFMRSVQGSSSEHRINNNVVTSQVYLNELEHLGINVKAKNFLVFQGAVESIAMKNPKERTALFEEISNSGALKAEYERLRAEMLKAEEETQFSYQKKKGIAAERKEAKLEKEEAEKYQRLKEEYVEKQVELQLFRLFHNEKNTENLEVSQKKKQHEIEKIEKKKEKAEELLKEKKKEAGKLGRDLAKIEQDIREVEVEITKKRPTFIKAKERVAHMQKKVESARKSLAQARIADEAHKKDIHELQEELRQVEEAKAAYEASIAGQSQSQGRDVQLEDEQVREYNRLKEEAGKQSARYLQLLDSINREQKSDQDRLDNEGRKKTEIENKHKQKGHMRDEALKRVEKLEEHIRTSEAALEDQKKLRADLQSDVGTSKDKIQNLQRELESISEQLGDAKVDKHEVSRTKKKTEIVENFKRLFPGVYDRMYNMCEPIHKRYNVAITKVLGKYMEAIVVDTEKTARQCIQYLKEQYLEPETFLPLDYIQAKPLKERLRNIQEPKNVKLLYDVLHFSPKDIDRAVLFATNNALVCETPEDANKVAYEMDKKARYDCVALDGTFYQKAGIISGGSLDLAKKAKRWDEKQMSQLKAQKEKLTEELRESLKKSRKESELNTVESQIRGLETRLKYNKSDLVATQKQISELETELEALQNELNMFGPTIAAIEKTMAERDQEIQNIKEKMNNVEDDVFASFCEQIGVSNIRQYEERELRSQQERAKKRMEFENQCNRIYNQLDFEKQRDTESNVLRWERAVQDAEDKLESARQTESNQKAEIDHDETQMEQLKSARNAKKMEVDQKDDEISKARREVGAITKDIQAAQKQLNGIETKIEQKKAERHAILMQCKMEDIAIPMLHGNMEDIASETSATNTSEMTDSSLSTHQQYEREKRITIDYALLPENLKDVDEEDIKKTSDKLTKTINDLQNTIQRIQAPNMKSLAKNQSAQAFLGPENPEEPYLDGINYNCVAPGKRFQPMSNLSGGEKTVAALALLFAIHSFQPAPFFVLDEIDAALDNTNIGKVASYIRDKTNSLQIIVISLKEEFYSHADALIGICPDVDECLESKVLTLDLTAYPKHSN from the exons atGCCGGCTtttttgaaacatatcgaagtaGAAAACTTTAAATCGTACAAAGGGAAACTTATTATAGGACCGTTAAAATCGTTTACTGCTGTTGTCGGACCAAATGGATCTG GAAAATCTAATTTTATGGACGCGATTAGTTTTGTTATGGGAGAAAAAACAAGTAGTCTCCGCGTTAAACGATTTAGTGAACTAATTCATGGAGCGTCAATAGGAATGCCAGTTGCAcggag TGCATCTGTAACGGCTGTATTTGAATTAGAAGATGGCTCTGAAAAAAGCTTTATGCGTTCTGTACAAGGATCTTCGTCAGAACACAGAATAAACAATAAT GTTGTTACGAGTCAAGTATATCTTAATGAGTTAGAACATCTTGGTATTAATGTGAAAGCAAAAAATTTTCTAGTATTTCAAGGAGCTGTTGAATCGATAGCTATGAAAAATCCAAAGGAACGTACTGCACTTTTTGAAGAAATTAGTAATTCCGGTGCACTAAAGGCTGAATATGAAAG GTTGAGAGCAGAAATGTTAAAAGCAGAAGAAGAAACTCAATTTTCTTatcaaaaaaagaaaggaattgCTGCAGAAAGAAAAGAAGCAAAATTAGAAAAAGAGGAAGCTGAAAAATACCAACGTTTAAAAGAAGAATAT GTAGAGAAACAAGTTGAACTGCAATTATTTCGTTTATTCCATAAtgaaaaaaatacagaaaatttggaagtttcacaaaagaagaaacaacatgagattgaaaaaattgaaaagaaaaaagaaaaagcggAAGAATTattgaaagagaaaaagaaggaagCAGGAAAATTAGGAAGAGACCTTGCTAAGATAGAGCAGGACATTAGAGAGGTGGAAGTTGAAATAACTAAGAAAAGACCAACATTTATTAAGGCAAAAGAACGCGTCGCGCACATGCAGAAAAAGGTGGAATCTGCACGTAAATCATTAGCTCAAGCACGTATCGCAGATGAAGCTCATAAGAAAGATATACATGAACTTCAAGAGGAACTACGTCAAGTAGAGGAAGCTAAAGCAGCTTATGAAGCAAGTATTGCTGGTCAATCTCAATCACAAGGAAGGGATGTACAACTTGAAGATGAGCAG GTTAGAGAGTACAATCGTTTGAAAGAAGAAGCTGGAAAACAATCAGCAAGATATCTTCAACTTCTTGATTCTATTAATCGTGAGCAAAAGTCAGATCAAGATAGACTTGATAATGAAGGAAGGAAAAAAacagaaatagaaaataaacaCAAACAAAAAGGTCACATGCGAGATGAAGCACTTAAAAGGGTGGAAAAATTAGAAGAACATATAAGGACATCCGAAGCTGCTTTAGAAGATCAGAAAAAATTACGAGCTGACTTACAGTCTGATGTTGGTACATCAAAAGATAAAATACAAAATCTACAACGAGAATTAGAAAGTATCTCTGAACAATTAGGTGATGCAAAGGTTGATAAACATGAAGTATCAAGGACTAAGAAGAAAActgaaattgtagaaaatttcaAGCGTCTTTTTCCTGGCGTg TACGATCGTATGTATAATATGTGTGAACCCATTCATAAAAGATATAATGTTGCAATTACTAAAGTTCTTGGAAAATACATGGAAGCTATCGTTGTTGATACTGAAAAAACAGCTAGACAGTGTATTCAATATCTGAAAGAGCAATATCTTGAACCAGAAACGTTTCTTCCTCTTGATTATATTCAAGCAAAACCACTGAAAGAGAGACTTAG AAACATACAAGaaccaaaaaatgtaaaattattatatgatgTTTTGCACTTTTCACCTAAGGATATTGACAGAGCGGTATTATTTGCTACAAATAATGCTCTTGTGTGTGAAACTCCTGAAGATGCAAATAAAGTAGCCTATGAGATGGATAAGAAAGCGAGATACGAT TGCGTTGCATTAGACGGGACATTTTACCAAAAAGCTGGAATTATATCTGGTGGTAGTTTAGATCTTGCAAAGAAAGCAAAGAGATGGGATGAAAAACAGATGTCTCAACTTAAAGCACAAAAA GAAAAATTGACAGAAGAATTGCGCGAATCTTTGAAAAAATCACGAAAAGAATCTGAGCTGAATACAGTCGAATCTCAAATACGTGGATTAgaaacacgtttaaaatataacaaaagtgaTTTGGTTGCTACA CAaaaacaaatttctgaactgGAAACAGAACTAGAAGCTCTTCAGAACGAACTAAATATGTTTGGT ccAACAATAGCTGCAATAGAAAAAACTATGGCAGAGAGAGATcaagaaatacaaaatattaaagaaaaaatgaataacgTTGAAGATGATGTATTTGCGAGTTTCTGTGAACAAATAGGTGTATCTAATATTCGACAATACGAGGAAAGAGAATTACG aTCACAACAAGAACGAGCAAAGAAGAGAATGGAATTTGAGAACCAGTGTAATCGTATTTATAATCAATTAGATTTTGAAAAACAACGTGACACAGAAA GTAATGTTTTACGATGGGAACGAGCTGTTCAAGATGCAGAGGATAAACTTGAATCTGCACGGCAAACTGAATCAAATCAAAAAGCAGAAATAGACCATGACGAGACTCAAATGGAACAATTAAAATCAGCACGAAATGCAAAGAAAATGGAAGTTGATCAAAAAGATGATGAAATAAGTAAAGCTAGGCGAGAAGTTGGAGCAATAACAAAAGATATACAAGCTGCTCAAAAGCAACTGAATGGTATCGAAACTAAAATCGAACAAAAGAAAGCTGAACGACATGCTATTTTAATGCAATGCAAG atggAGGATATTGCAATTCCAATGCTCCATGGAAATATGGAAGATATAGCAAGTGAAACAAGTGCCACTAATACTTCAGAAATGACTGACTCATCTTTAAGTACTCATCAACAATATGAACGTGAAAAGCGAATAACTATAGATTATGCTCTTCTTCCTGAAAACTTAAAGGATGTAGATGAGGAAGATATAAAGAAAACTAgtgataaattaacaaaaacaaTTAATGATTTGCAAAATACTATTCAACGCATTCAAGCTCCTAATATGAAG agTTTAGCAAAAAATCAATCTGCACAAGCATTTCTTGGGCCAGAAAACCCAGAGGAACCATATTTAGATGGTATCAACTATAACTGTGTTGCACCAGGAAAACGATTTCAACCAATGTCTAATTTATCTGGTGGGGAGAAAACGGTTGCTGCTTTAGCTTTGTTATTTGCAATTCATAG C
- the Prx5 gene encoding peroxiredoxin 5 isoform X1, with protein MNQLINRIVCSGQQASIGKRLCADFVRGFRVSSQNMVIAVGDKIPSVDLFEDTPVNKVNLANIAAGKKLVVFAVPGAFTPGCSKTHLPGYIQKASEIKSKGFDEIVCVSVNDPFVMAAWGKEQGADGKIRMLADPAAAFTDALGLSMDLAVLGGKRSKRYSMVLVDGVVKELNVEPDGTGLSCSLADHIKG; from the exons ATGAACCAACTAATCAATCGCATAGTTTGCAGTGGACAGCAAGCATCGATTGGTAAGAGGTTGTGCGCTGATTTTGTAAGAGGATTTCGTGTGTCATCTCAAAACATGGTTATCGCA GTAGGTGATAAAATACCATCAGTTGATCTTTTTGAAGATACACCTGTAAATAAAGTAAATCTCGCAAATATTGCAGCTGGTAAAAAATTGGTAGTTTTTGCAGTACCAGGAGCATTTACACCAGGATGTTCAAAg acTCATCTACCTGGTTACATTCAAAAAGCCAGCGAAATAAAATCTAAAGGATTTGACGAAATTGTTTGTGTTTCTGTAAATGATCCATTTGTAATGGCAGCGTGGGGTAAAGAGCAAGGAGCAGATGGAAAA ATACGCATGTTGGCGGATCCTGCAGCTGCATTTACAGATGCATTAGGATTGTCTATGGACTTGGCTGTACTTGGTGGAAAAAGAAGTAAACGTTATTCAATGGTCCTTGTAGATGGAGTAGTGAAGGAATTAAATGTAGAACCAGATGGTACTGGACTTTCTTGTTCTTTAGCAGATCATATTAAAGGATGA
- the Prx5 gene encoding peroxiredoxin 5 isoform X2, with product MVIAVGDKIPSVDLFEDTPVNKVNLANIAAGKKLVVFAVPGAFTPGCSKTHLPGYIQKASEIKSKGFDEIVCVSVNDPFVMAAWGKEQGADGKIRMLADPAAAFTDALGLSMDLAVLGGKRSKRYSMVLVDGVVKELNVEPDGTGLSCSLADHIKG from the exons ATGGTTATCGCA GTAGGTGATAAAATACCATCAGTTGATCTTTTTGAAGATACACCTGTAAATAAAGTAAATCTCGCAAATATTGCAGCTGGTAAAAAATTGGTAGTTTTTGCAGTACCAGGAGCATTTACACCAGGATGTTCAAAg acTCATCTACCTGGTTACATTCAAAAAGCCAGCGAAATAAAATCTAAAGGATTTGACGAAATTGTTTGTGTTTCTGTAAATGATCCATTTGTAATGGCAGCGTGGGGTAAAGAGCAAGGAGCAGATGGAAAA ATACGCATGTTGGCGGATCCTGCAGCTGCATTTACAGATGCATTAGGATTGTCTATGGACTTGGCTGTACTTGGTGGAAAAAGAAGTAAACGTTATTCAATGGTCCTTGTAGATGGAGTAGTGAAGGAATTAAATGTAGAACCAGATGGTACTGGACTTTCTTGTTCTTTAGCAGATCATATTAAAGGATGA